The following proteins are encoded in a genomic region of bacterium:
- a CDS encoding Gfo/Idh/MocA family oxidoreductase: MTRKKYAIVGTGGRSYMYQKAIYDNFKETSELVGLCDVNVGRLKAAQVYAESMQAPQPPIYRAEEFDRMIKETRPDTVIVTTVDGFHHQYIVRALELGKDVITEKPMTTEAGKVQKIIDAQRKSGKRVRVTFNYRYAPARTQVKELLMSGVIGDILSVDFHWMLNTHHGADYFRRWHSQKKFSGGLMVHKASHHFDLVNWWMSAIPVRVQAVGKREFYTPAMAKRMGLSGSHERCRTCPEKAQCAFELDLEKNSNLKRLYLDNESYDGYYRDRCVFRPDIDIEDTMNVLVRYDNNATLCYSLNAFNAWEGMVVIFNGSKGRLEHKAEESVYISGDGTVQGALKGDGIYTRVYPLRQPAYEIKVWEGEGGHGGGDDVMLAEIFGSDAPADKYQRSADHRSGAYSCLTGIAANKCFRSGKSVAISSLVKNLAYPDYPPMPTHEQFLGMPAKNARA, from the coding sequence ATGACTCGAAAAAAATATGCCATCGTGGGGACCGGCGGCCGGTCCTATATGTATCAGAAGGCCATCTATGACAATTTCAAGGAGACCAGTGAACTGGTCGGATTGTGCGATGTCAACGTGGGACGTCTTAAAGCGGCACAGGTCTATGCCGAATCCATGCAAGCGCCGCAACCGCCGATTTATCGTGCGGAAGAATTTGATCGCATGATCAAGGAAACCCGGCCTGACACCGTCATCGTGACCACCGTAGATGGATTTCATCATCAGTATATCGTACGGGCGCTGGAGTTGGGCAAAGATGTGATCACTGAAAAGCCCATGACGACAGAGGCCGGCAAAGTTCAGAAAATCATCGATGCCCAGAGGAAGAGCGGAAAGCGCGTGCGCGTAACCTTCAATTATCGCTATGCGCCGGCGCGCACACAGGTCAAAGAGCTGCTGATGAGCGGCGTCATTGGAGACATCCTGTCCGTGGATTTTCACTGGATGCTCAACACCCATCATGGCGCGGATTATTTCCGTCGCTGGCACAGCCAGAAAAAATTTTCCGGTGGTCTGATGGTGCACAAAGCGAGCCATCATTTCGATTTGGTCAACTGGTGGATGTCCGCAATTCCTGTTCGTGTGCAGGCGGTCGGCAAACGAGAGTTCTACACTCCGGCCATGGCCAAGCGGATGGGATTATCCGGCAGCCATGAGCGCTGCCGCACTTGTCCGGAGAAAGCGCAATGCGCGTTTGAACTGGACCTGGAAAAGAACAGCAACCTCAAACGTCTGTATCTGGACAATGAAAGCTATGACGGCTATTATCGCGATCGCTGTGTTTTCAGGCCGGATATCGACATCGAGGATACCATGAATGTCCTGGTCCGCTATGATAACAACGCCACCTTGTGCTATTCGCTAAATGCGTTTAACGCCTGGGAAGGTATGGTCGTGATTTTCAACGGCAGCAAAGGCCGCCTGGAACACAAGGCTGAGGAATCGGTCTATATCAGCGGTGACGGAACGGTTCAAGGGGCTTTGAAAGGTGATGGGATTTACACGCGCGTCTATCCGCTGCGGCAGCCGGCCTATGAGATAAAGGTGTGGGAGGGAGAGGGCGGCCACGGCGGCGGAGACGACGTGATGCTTGCGGAGATATTCGGTTCGGATGCCCCAGCGGATAAATACCAGCGATCGGCCGATCACCGCAGCGGCGCTTACTCTTGCCTGACCGGAATTGCGGCCAACAAATGCTTTCGCAGCGGTAAATCAGTCGCCATTTCATCGTTGGTTAAAAATTTGGCCTATCCGGATTATCCTCCCATGCCAACCCATGAGCAATTCCTGGGCATGCCGGCGAAAAATGCGCGCGCTTGA
- a CDS encoding amidohydrolase has translation MNCQEWINFTIANAPSLLKAESHLPEKARYPVVDFHNHLFAAMDGGDVVQVMDEVGVAVFNNVSGNAVLPYVDNAYTIQRVDFSDFAHHYIARFPGRFTAFTMADFAQWQDFVLIKSKDFAEACIQRLDADLALGARGLKITKELGLRFVDATGSLVRIDDRRLDPIWRHAADHGLPVLIHVSDPKGFFLPVDQDNEHYQTLQEFPAWSFYDSRFSKTELLEQRNTVIARFPQTTFILPHVANLPEELSAVARLLDAFPNVYIDFSARIDELGRQPYRSRDFFIAYQDRILFGTDMPVSVDIYRCYFRFLETRDEYFSYPDYIGRWGRCRWRIYGLHLPDRVLRKVYYQNAQRLLPEIRL, from the coding sequence ATGAATTGTCAGGAGTGGATCAATTTTACGATTGCCAACGCCCCCTCTTTGCTGAAAGCTGAATCGCATCTTCCGGAAAAAGCCAGATATCCTGTGGTAGATTTCCACAATCATCTGTTTGCCGCTATGGACGGCGGCGACGTCGTGCAGGTGATGGATGAGGTCGGGGTGGCTGTATTCAACAACGTCAGCGGCAATGCGGTTTTGCCCTATGTGGACAACGCTTATACCATCCAACGGGTTGATTTTTCTGATTTTGCCCATCACTACATAGCGCGTTTCCCAGGTCGTTTTACCGCCTTTACCATGGCAGATTTCGCACAGTGGCAAGATTTCGTATTGATTAAATCGAAGGATTTTGCCGAAGCCTGCATTCAACGCCTGGATGCGGATCTTGCCCTGGGCGCCCGCGGGCTTAAAATCACCAAAGAGCTGGGATTGCGCTTCGTTGATGCAACCGGCTCCCTGGTGCGGATCGATGATCGCAGGCTGGATCCGATCTGGCGGCACGCGGCAGACCATGGTCTGCCGGTTCTGATCCACGTGTCTGATCCGAAGGGATTTTTTCTACCAGTGGATCAGGACAACGAACACTATCAGACGCTGCAAGAGTTTCCGGCTTGGAGCTTTTATGATTCTCGGTTTTCTAAAACTGAATTGCTCGAACAACGAAACACGGTGATCGCCCGGTTTCCCCAGACCACGTTCATTCTACCCCATGTGGCCAATCTGCCGGAGGAGTTGAGCGCTGTGGCCCGGCTGCTCGATGCCTTTCCCAACGTTTATATTGATTTCTCCGCCCGCATCGATGAATTAGGCCGCCAGCCATACCGCAGCCGCGATTTTTTTATCGCCTACCAGGATCGCATCCTTTTTGGAACCGACATGCCCGTATCGGTCGACATCTATCGTTGTTATTTCCGTTTTCTAGAAACCCGCGACGAATATTTTTCCTATCCGGATTACATCGGCCGCTGGGGACGTTGCCGTTGGCGAATCTATGGATTGCACCTGCCCGATCGAGTGCTGCGAAAAGTGTATTATCAAAATGCGCAGAGGCTTTTGCCCGAGATCCGTCTCTGA